From the Helicobacter pylori genome, one window contains:
- a CDS encoding MotE family protein, with translation MRKILLMGLILQALFGEEAAQELLQCSAIFESKKAELKDDLRQLSEKEQSLRILQIENARLLDEKSDLLNKKEKEIDEKLKNLAAKEEAFKTLQTEEKKRLKNLIEENEEILREIKQAKDSKIGETYSKMKDSKSALILENLPTQNALEILMALKPQELGKILAKMDPKKAAALTELWQKPPKENKENKESQKTTDPTPPTPPTPPKEPTLKDPNTKEPTGV, from the coding sequence ATGCGTAAAATCTTGTTAATGGGCTTGATTTTACAAGCGCTCTTTGGCGAAGAAGCCGCGCAAGAATTGTTGCAATGCTCTGCGATTTTTGAATCTAAAAAAGCCGAACTGAAAGACGATTTGCGCCAATTGAGTGAAAAAGAGCAGTCTTTGAGGATCTTGCAAATCGAAAACGCCCGCCTTTTAGATGAAAAAAGCGATCTGTTAAACAAGAAAGAAAAAGAAATAGACGAAAAACTGAAAAATTTAGCCGCTAAAGAAGAAGCCTTTAAAACCTTACAAACGGAAGAAAAAAAACGCCTTAAAAATTTGATAGAAGAAAATGAAGAAATTTTAAGAGAAATCAAGCAGGCTAAAGACAGTAAGATTGGCGAGACTTATTCTAAAATGAAAGATTCTAAATCGGCTCTGATTTTAGAAAACTTGCCCACTCAAAACGCCTTAGAAATTTTAATGGCACTAAAACCCCAAGAATTAGGCAAAATTCTAGCCAAAATGGATCCTAAAAAAGCGGCGGCTTTGACAGAGTTGTGGCAAAAACCCCCAAAAGAAAATAAAGAAAATAAAGAAAGCCAAAAAACCACAGATCCCACACCCCCCACACCACCCACGCCTCCTAAAGAGCCAACCCTAAAAGATCCTAACACCAAAGAGCCAACAGGGGTATGA
- a CDS encoding flagellar export protein FliJ yields the protein MKKFASVLVQLKTLALEKIERKLESKRLELRQNEREVLDKQAQLSAFKNPKLGGMSLFLQTQQLKSALRMEIEHYQQEGENLTKDLKVLEKDYLLANQELEKAKIILENEKQKEKEILEKKEQALLDENAMILHWQKGGMHA from the coding sequence ATGAAAAAATTCGCTTCTGTGTTGGTGCAATTAAAAACCCTTGCGTTAGAAAAAATAGAGCGAAAGCTTGAAAGCAAGCGTTTAGAATTGCGACAAAACGAGCGAGAAGTTTTGGACAAACAAGCCCAATTGAGCGCGTTTAAAAACCCTAAGTTGGGGGGAATGAGCCTTTTTTTACAAACCCAGCAATTAAAAAGCGCTCTAAGAATGGAGATAGAACATTACCAACAAGAGGGCGAGAATTTAACTAAGGATTTAAAAGTTTTAGAAAAAGATTACCTTTTGGCCAACCAGGAATTAGAAAAAGCTAAAATCATTTTAGAAAATGAAAAGCAAAAAGAAAAGGAAATTTTGGAAAAAAAAGAGCAGGCTCTTTTAGATGAAAACGCCATGATTTTACACTGGCAAAAAGGGGGCATGCATGCGTAA